One Candidatus Limnocylindrales bacterium genomic window carries:
- a CDS encoding YkvA family protein, with the protein MLESLKAHARHLRAQTLAIYYAARDPRTPAPARLLAALVVAYALSPIDLIPDFIPILGYLDDLLLVPLGLALCLRMIPEPVMVDARAKAASAGPGPSSYAGAVLVVALWLLALWLVLGFFRESAE; encoded by the coding sequence ATGCTGGAGTCGCTCAAAGCCCACGCCAGGCACCTTCGCGCGCAGACTCTGGCCATCTACTACGCGGCTCGCGATCCGCGCACGCCGGCGCCGGCGCGTCTGCTGGCCGCGCTCGTCGTCGCCTACGCGCTCAGTCCCATCGACCTCATCCCCGACTTCATTCCGATCCTGGGCTACCTCGACGACCTGCTGCTGGTGCCGCTCGGCCTGGCGCTGTGCCTGCGCATGATTCCCGAGCCGGTCATGGTCGATGCCCGTGCCAAGGCGGCATCGGCGGGGCCGGGTCCGTCGTCGTATGCGGGCGCCGTGCTGGTCGTGGCACTGTGGCTGCTGGCGCTGTGGCTGGTGCTCGGCTTCTTCCGAGAGAGCGCCGAGTGA
- a CDS encoding MG2 domain-containing protein yields the protein MNLLRPALLRVLLRLLPLLASAQAAHATSVEMFSPQGFSLEARQAVARFSEPMVPFGDLREQVTPFVVECAEKGRGRWIDGRTWAYDFERDLPGGVQCTFRLTQGLQDLEGRRVEGADAFTFHTGGPSLLHIDPTAGQTISEDQAFILHLNAEADPASVPQHAWFGVEGLPERVEAEVVTGAEREALLSSLSQWRKPKGPSVIVRARRRFPNDKAVTLVWGSGVRTTGGIAGVSDQATAYRTRKDFDIDVRCTRENARADCNPVSRITLDFQGSVAWQHAQKIELVSPAGEVRKATAPAWQEDLRAETLVDSVQFPGPFAEATTYDIRLPQGFSDDSGRTLAPARASALQAKTAPQAPLVRFASRFGILESRADPALPVTLRNVEAELSGMQAVLTPQQQTGWMTMIGRAYDTLTGKTVRLPADDPGRMLYWLQRLSRAQRARSIFEGEPERESGTAFRLPKPSPAKEMEVVGIPLREPGLYVVELSSPRLGASHLGTDLPMYVPAAALVTNMAVHFKRGHESSLVWVTRLDDGKPVAGAQVTLHDCNGARLADLVTDQYGLARAGGFDRYGPVSCDRRGAVSEDPVKDPAGNDFTDEHGDRYSGPLDVLSSGIFVVARSGGDISFVHSGWDDGIEPWRVLPQADTYGSSEDARHTILDRSLFRPGDTVHMKHVLRLPVMGGFAVPSADKRPKKVKVVHEGSEQSYELDLAWDENGAAATDWPIPAGARLGTYAVRLTGGAAQDGWADWTSTARFRIEQFRVPLMRGAVSLPAQTQVAPASVPVDVAVAYLAGGGAEQLPVILRSELRAGSIDVPEELEAFTFAAGSVQTGIVRETDDYAEEGDLPSPKLHQERPLTLDASGAARAEVTELPASEEVRELVAEIEFRDPNGERQTVASTTTLWPAARVVGIEVERWLATDADIEAKTVVLGSDRRPVAGAPVTVELLHRRSYWSRTRLIGGFYGYEGSVETRLLGPFCHGVTGADGMFPCKARPPQDESVHRGGELVLQATTVDEQGRKSVTHVSVYVPGDDTSFAVEPSDRIDVLAEKREYEPGETARLQVRMPFQHATALVVVEREGTAEARVLELSGADPVIEVPLLASYAPNVFVSVLAVRGRIGAPQPTALLDLGKPAFRMGAVELRVGRREHRLDVRVGADKAVYRVREKASVHVQVRRFDGSAPPAGSEIALAAVDEGLLELDANESWDLLEAMMGRRPYLVTTATAQSQVVGKRHFGRKAVAAGGGGGGGQTRELFDTLLLWNARVPLDAAGDARVEVPLNDSLTSFRIVAVATAGTSQFGTGATSIRSAQDLLLLPGLPPLVRAGDAFSAELTLRNTTAAAMDIEVAGEADGVPELTLSPRSLRLEPSQSSVVEWQLRAPQISGDVVYRLRAVSRSGSQDQIVVRQQIVPAVPETTLQATLLHEQQAVQRVQMPAGAVPGRGGIEVAMAQSLTGSLGEVRAALERYPYECLEQRVSVAIGLADQERWGRILAGISPYIDGDGLLKYFPSMSRGSEVLTAHVLALSSAAGFAVPDDVRMQMISGLTRFVEGNVVRDPGFAVVDLPLRKLAVIEALARAGEAKAFMVQSIAIEPARWPTSALLDWWSIVHRIKDLPEREQRLQETERLLRARLEVAGTHIAFRSDARENLWWLMRAGDLDDVRLTQLLSELDLRREELPAIARGALSMQHKGSWSTTVSNAWGMVAMRAFDQRFGTEPLTGTTAAALGAQARAHEWKEPAPATLTLPWPAAAEDLRIQHRGRGTPWLTITSRAALPLQSPLGAGYSIRKTVTPLDVHESGALQRGDRLRVRLEIDAQTHMTWVVIDDPVPAGASHLAAGLGRGAGVGLPAAEDADIDTPTYTERSFAGYRGYFEYMPAGTTTVEYIIRLNQAGTFQLPPTRVEALYAPERFAASPNAPMQVHD from the coding sequence TTGAACCTGCTTCGCCCCGCGCTGCTTCGAGTGCTCCTGCGCCTCCTGCCGCTGCTCGCGTCCGCCCAGGCCGCGCACGCGACCAGCGTCGAGATGTTCAGCCCGCAGGGCTTCAGCCTGGAGGCGCGTCAGGCCGTCGCCCGCTTCTCCGAGCCGATGGTCCCTTTCGGCGACCTGCGCGAGCAGGTGACGCCGTTCGTCGTCGAATGCGCGGAGAAAGGACGCGGGCGCTGGATCGACGGCCGTACGTGGGCGTACGACTTCGAGCGCGACCTTCCCGGCGGCGTGCAGTGCACTTTTCGCCTGACGCAAGGGCTGCAGGATCTCGAAGGCAGACGCGTCGAGGGCGCCGACGCCTTCACGTTCCACACCGGCGGCCCATCGCTCCTCCACATCGATCCGACGGCCGGCCAGACCATCTCCGAGGATCAGGCATTCATCCTGCACCTGAACGCCGAGGCAGATCCCGCCTCGGTGCCGCAGCACGCCTGGTTCGGCGTGGAAGGACTTCCCGAGCGTGTGGAGGCCGAAGTCGTGACAGGCGCCGAGCGCGAGGCGCTGCTGTCGTCGCTGTCGCAGTGGCGCAAACCCAAGGGCCCGTCGGTCATCGTACGTGCGCGCCGGAGGTTTCCGAACGACAAGGCGGTGACGCTGGTGTGGGGAAGCGGCGTACGCACCACCGGCGGCATCGCCGGCGTCAGCGATCAGGCCACGGCCTATCGAACGCGCAAGGACTTCGACATCGACGTGCGCTGCACGCGCGAGAACGCACGCGCCGACTGCAATCCCGTCTCGCGCATCACGCTGGACTTCCAGGGCTCGGTTGCGTGGCAGCACGCGCAGAAGATCGAGCTCGTCTCACCGGCCGGCGAGGTGCGCAAGGCCACTGCTCCGGCCTGGCAGGAGGACCTGCGCGCCGAGACGCTGGTAGACAGCGTCCAGTTCCCCGGCCCCTTCGCCGAAGCGACGACCTACGACATCCGCCTGCCGCAAGGTTTCTCCGACGATTCCGGACGGACGCTTGCGCCGGCGCGCGCGTCGGCGCTCCAAGCGAAGACGGCGCCGCAGGCTCCGCTGGTCAGGTTCGCTTCGCGCTTCGGCATCCTCGAGTCCAGGGCCGATCCGGCGCTGCCGGTGACGTTGCGCAACGTCGAAGCCGAGCTTTCCGGCATGCAGGCGGTTCTGACTCCGCAGCAGCAGACCGGCTGGATGACGATGATCGGGCGCGCCTACGATACGCTGACGGGAAAGACGGTGCGGCTTCCCGCCGACGATCCGGGTCGCATGCTCTACTGGCTGCAGCGGCTGTCGAGGGCACAGCGTGCCCGGTCGATCTTCGAAGGCGAGCCGGAGCGCGAAAGCGGCACGGCATTCCGGCTGCCCAAGCCGTCGCCGGCCAAGGAAATGGAAGTGGTCGGCATCCCGCTGCGCGAGCCCGGCCTCTACGTCGTCGAGCTCTCCAGCCCGCGCCTTGGCGCCTCGCATCTGGGCACCGATCTTCCGATGTACGTTCCGGCCGCGGCGCTGGTCACGAACATGGCCGTGCACTTCAAGCGCGGACACGAGAGCTCGCTGGTGTGGGTGACGCGGCTGGACGACGGCAAGCCGGTGGCGGGCGCACAGGTGACGCTGCACGACTGCAACGGCGCCAGACTCGCCGATCTCGTCACCGACCAGTATGGCCTTGCGCGCGCCGGCGGCTTCGACCGCTACGGCCCGGTCTCGTGCGATCGCCGCGGCGCGGTCAGCGAGGATCCGGTCAAGGACCCTGCCGGAAACGATTTCACCGACGAGCACGGCGACCGCTACAGCGGCCCGCTCGATGTCCTTTCCAGCGGCATCTTCGTCGTCGCCCGCAGCGGCGGCGACATCAGCTTCGTGCATTCGGGGTGGGACGACGGCATCGAGCCGTGGCGCGTGCTGCCGCAAGCCGACACCTACGGCAGCAGCGAGGACGCGCGCCACACGATCCTGGACCGCTCGCTGTTCCGTCCCGGCGACACCGTGCACATGAAGCACGTGCTTCGCCTTCCGGTGATGGGCGGCTTTGCCGTGCCGTCCGCCGACAAGCGACCGAAAAAGGTCAAGGTCGTGCACGAGGGCAGCGAGCAGAGCTACGAGCTCGATCTTGCGTGGGACGAAAACGGAGCGGCCGCCACCGACTGGCCCATCCCCGCCGGCGCCCGCCTTGGCACCTACGCCGTGCGGCTGACCGGTGGGGCCGCACAGGACGGCTGGGCCGACTGGACCAGCACGGCACGCTTTCGCATCGAGCAGTTCCGCGTTCCGCTGATGCGCGGAGCGGTGAGCCTGCCGGCGCAGACGCAGGTGGCGCCGGCGTCGGTTCCCGTCGACGTCGCCGTTGCGTATCTCGCCGGCGGCGGCGCCGAGCAGCTGCCCGTCATCCTTCGCAGCGAGCTGCGCGCGGGCAGCATCGACGTGCCCGAGGAGCTCGAGGCATTCACGTTCGCCGCAGGCTCGGTCCAGACCGGAATCGTGCGCGAGACCGACGACTACGCCGAGGAAGGCGACCTGCCTTCGCCCAAGCTGCATCAGGAGCGCCCGCTGACGCTGGATGCATCGGGCGCCGCGCGCGCCGAGGTGACCGAGCTGCCGGCGAGCGAAGAGGTGCGCGAGCTGGTGGCCGAGATCGAGTTTCGCGACCCCAACGGCGAGCGTCAGACGGTGGCGTCGACGACGACGCTGTGGCCGGCCGCGCGCGTGGTGGGCATCGAAGTGGAGCGCTGGCTGGCCACCGATGCCGACATTGAAGCCAAGACCGTCGTCCTCGGCAGCGACCGGCGCCCCGTTGCGGGCGCGCCGGTCACGGTCGAGCTGCTGCACCGGCGCAGCTACTGGTCGCGCACGCGCCTGATCGGCGGCTTCTACGGATACGAAGGTTCGGTGGAGACGCGTCTGCTGGGACCGTTCTGCCACGGCGTCACCGGCGCGGACGGCATGTTCCCGTGCAAGGCGCGCCCGCCGCAGGACGAGTCGGTCCATCGTGGCGGCGAGCTGGTGCTGCAGGCAACGACCGTCGACGAGCAGGGCCGCAAGTCGGTGACGCACGTCTCGGTGTACGTACCCGGCGACGACACCTCGTTCGCCGTCGAGCCGAGCGACCGCATCGACGTGCTCGCCGAGAAGCGCGAGTACGAGCCGGGAGAGACCGCCCGACTGCAGGTGCGCATGCCGTTCCAGCACGCCACCGCGCTCGTGGTCGTCGAGCGTGAAGGGACGGCCGAGGCGCGGGTGCTGGAGCTGTCGGGCGCCGATCCGGTCATCGAAGTCCCCCTGCTCGCCAGCTACGCGCCCAACGTCTTCGTCTCGGTGCTCGCTGTGCGCGGCCGCATCGGCGCACCGCAGCCGACGGCGCTGCTCGATCTCGGCAAGCCCGCGTTTCGCATGGGCGCGGTCGAGCTGCGCGTGGGCCGCAGGGAGCATCGTCTCGACGTGCGGGTCGGCGCGGACAAAGCCGTCTATCGCGTTCGCGAGAAGGCGTCGGTGCACGTGCAGGTGCGCCGCTTCGACGGCAGCGCGCCGCCCGCCGGCAGCGAGATCGCGCTGGCCGCGGTCGACGAGGGCCTGCTCGAGCTCGACGCGAACGAGAGCTGGGACCTGCTCGAAGCGATGATGGGCCGGCGTCCGTATCTGGTAACGACGGCAACGGCGCAGAGCCAGGTGGTGGGCAAGCGGCACTTCGGACGCAAGGCCGTCGCCGCCGGCGGCGGAGGCGGCGGCGGCCAGACCCGCGAGCTTTTCGACACGCTTCTCCTGTGGAACGCGCGCGTGCCGCTCGATGCCGCCGGCGATGCACGCGTGGAGGTGCCGCTCAACGACTCGCTGACCAGCTTCCGCATCGTCGCCGTGGCCACCGCCGGCACCAGCCAGTTCGGCACCGGCGCGACGTCGATCCGTTCGGCGCAGGACCTGCTGCTGCTGCCGGGCCTGCCTCCGCTCGTGCGTGCGGGCGATGCGTTTTCGGCCGAGCTGACTCTGCGCAACACCACGGCCGCCGCCATGGACATCGAGGTGGCCGGCGAGGCCGACGGCGTGCCGGAGCTGACGCTTTCGCCGCGCTCGCTGCGCCTGGAGCCGTCGCAGAGTTCCGTCGTCGAGTGGCAGCTGCGGGCTCCGCAGATCTCCGGCGACGTCGTCTACCGCCTGCGCGCAGTCTCGCGCAGCGGCTCGCAAGACCAGATCGTGGTGCGGCAGCAGATCGTGCCGGCGGTTCCCGAGACGACGCTGCAGGCGACGCTGCTGCACGAGCAGCAGGCGGTGCAGCGGGTGCAGATGCCCGCAGGCGCGGTGCCGGGCCGCGGCGGCATCGAGGTGGCGATGGCGCAGAGCCTGACCGGCAGCCTCGGCGAGGTACGGGCGGCGCTCGAGCGTTATCCGTACGAGTGCCTCGAGCAGCGCGTCTCGGTTGCCATCGGGCTTGCCGACCAGGAGCGCTGGGGGCGCATCCTGGCCGGCATCTCGCCGTACATCGACGGCGACGGGCTGCTCAAGTACTTCCCGTCGATGTCGCGCGGCAGCGAGGTGCTGACCGCGCACGTGCTGGCGCTGAGCAGCGCAGCCGGCTTTGCCGTACCCGACGACGTGCGCATGCAGATGATCAGCGGGCTGACCCGCTTCGTCGAAGGCAACGTCGTGCGCGATCCGGGATTCGCGGTCGTCGACCTGCCGCTGCGCAAGCTGGCGGTGATCGAGGCGCTGGCGCGCGCCGGCGAGGCCAAGGCGTTCATGGTGCAGAGCATCGCCATCGAGCCTGCGCGCTGGCCGACCTCGGCGCTGCTGGACTGGTGGAGCATCGTCCACCGCATCAAGGACCTTCCCGAGCGCGAACAGCGCCTGCAGGAGACCGAGCGGCTGCTGCGTGCGCGACTGGAAGTTGCCGGCACGCACATCGCCTTCCGCAGCGACGCGCGCGAGAACCTGTGGTGGCTCATGCGCGCCGGCGACCTCGACGACGTGCGCCTGACCCAGCTCCTGTCCGAACTCGACCTGCGGCGCGAGGAGCTTCCGGCCATCGCGCGCGGCGCGCTGTCGATGCAGCACAAGGGCTCCTGGAGCACGACCGTCTCCAACGCCTGGGGCATGGTGGCGATGCGCGCGTTCGACCAGCGCTTCGGCACCGAGCCGCTGACGGGAACCACCGCCGCGGCGCTGGGCGCGCAGGCTCGCGCTCATGAGTGGAAGGAGCCGGCGCCGGCTACGCTGACGCTGCCGTGGCCGGCCGCCGCCGAAGACCTTCGCATCCAGCACCGCGGCCGCGGCACGCCGTGGCTCACCATCACGTCACGAGCGGCGCTCCCGCTGCAGTCGCCGCTCGGCGCCGGCTACTCGATCCGCAAGACGGTGACGCCGCTGGACGTGCACGAGTCGGGTGCTCTGCAGCGCGGCGATCGCCTGCGCGTGCGTCTGGAGATCGATGCGCAGACGCACATGACATGGGTGGTGATCGACGATCCGGTTCCCGCCGGCGCCTCGCACCTGGCCGCCGGTCTCGGCCGCGGCGCCGGCGTCGGTCTCCCGGCCGCCGAGGACGCGGACATCGACACGCCGACCTACACGGAGCGTTCGTTCGCCGGATACCGCGGCTACTTCGAGTACATGCCCGCCGGAACGACCACCGTCGAGTACATCATCCGTCTGAATCAGGCGGGAACCTTCCAGCTTCCGCCCACGCGCGTCGAGGCGCTCTATGCACCCGAACGCTTCGCGGCGTCGCCGAACGCTCCGATGCAGGTGCATGACTAG
- the pbpC gene encoding penicillin-binding protein 1C, with protein sequence MIGGVAVDAQLVISAAAATVLLVTVTAATVVRIARDGSPAPTTFEETRALHCPSDLRLLDRHGAVLHELRLDEARRRMRWVSLAGISPALQEAVLRSEDRRFFDHRGVDARAMIAAVWQRIRHGSLRGASTITMQLAAMLDRGLARGGSPRTPAAKWRQMRAAWALEARWTKRQILEAYLNLVTFRGELQGAAAAAAVLFDKAPHGLSHPEAAVLAALIRSPNAARDVVEARAKRLMAASSAAAGDPARAASLSSRADPLRAALDDAFASPSGTGPRVTDAAHAARRLFTADDVAGCRDRASTLDAELQRRAASSLHDHLRDMREQSVRDGAVLVVDNASGDVLAYVASSGRLSSSEHVDGIRALRQPGSALKPFLYALALDRRLVTAATLLEDAPTDIAIGSGVFRPRNYDHLFRGLVTVRTSLAASLNVPAVRTLQLVGADRFADSLRELGFDGIDGDGDFYGPSLALGSAEVSLWELVGAYRTLARGGLASPLRLTAADARDGDQESMTPPARRVLGEEAAFITADILADRGSRATTFELENALATRFWSAAKTGTSKDMRDNWCIGFSDRYTVGVWVGNFTGAPMHDVSGVSGAAPIWNDVLSQLHADRPSIAPPPPTAVIRMAAPGGAPPEWFVQGTEPLVPSQLARLPRIVSPADGSILTVDLDTPPQRQRVTFVADAAPEGAAWKLGDALLSAAEPALWSPVRGHHRLALLDGDRRELAAVTFEVRGGPRPPQD encoded by the coding sequence ATGATCGGCGGCGTCGCGGTCGACGCGCAGCTGGTCATCAGCGCCGCAGCCGCCACGGTGCTGCTGGTGACCGTCACCGCCGCGACCGTTGTTCGCATCGCCCGCGACGGCTCGCCGGCGCCGACGACGTTCGAGGAGACACGAGCCCTCCACTGCCCCTCCGACCTGCGGCTGCTCGACCGGCACGGCGCGGTCCTGCACGAGCTGCGGCTGGACGAGGCGCGCCGGCGGATGCGCTGGGTGTCGCTGGCCGGGATCTCGCCGGCGCTGCAGGAGGCGGTGCTGCGCTCGGAGGACCGGCGGTTCTTCGATCATCGCGGAGTCGACGCCCGTGCGATGATCGCGGCCGTCTGGCAGCGCATCCGGCACGGCAGCCTGCGCGGCGCCAGTACCATCACGATGCAGCTGGCCGCGATGCTCGACCGCGGCCTGGCGCGCGGCGGCTCGCCGCGCACGCCGGCGGCCAAATGGCGGCAGATGCGCGCGGCCTGGGCGCTGGAGGCGCGCTGGACCAAGCGACAGATCCTCGAAGCCTACCTGAACCTGGTGACGTTTCGCGGGGAGCTGCAGGGCGCGGCCGCGGCAGCGGCGGTGCTCTTCGACAAGGCGCCGCACGGGCTCTCGCATCCCGAGGCAGCCGTGCTGGCGGCGCTCATCCGCTCGCCCAATGCGGCACGCGACGTCGTGGAGGCACGCGCGAAGCGGCTGATGGCCGCGTCTTCCGCCGCCGCCGGCGACCCTGCGCGCGCGGCTTCGTTGTCGTCACGCGCCGATCCGCTGCGTGCGGCCCTGGACGACGCGTTCGCCTCGCCCTCGGGCACCGGTCCGCGCGTCACGGACGCGGCACACGCTGCACGTAGGCTCTTCACGGCCGACGACGTCGCCGGCTGCCGTGATCGTGCTTCGACGCTGGATGCCGAGCTTCAGCGGCGTGCGGCCTCCTCGCTGCACGATCACCTGCGAGACATGCGCGAGCAGTCGGTTCGCGACGGCGCCGTGCTGGTCGTCGACAATGCCAGCGGCGACGTGCTCGCGTACGTGGCCTCGAGCGGGCGCCTGTCTTCGTCCGAGCACGTCGACGGCATCCGTGCGCTGCGCCAGCCGGGCTCGGCGCTCAAGCCTTTCCTCTATGCGCTGGCCCTCGATCGCCGCCTCGTCACCGCCGCCACGCTGCTCGAGGACGCCCCGACCGACATCGCGATCGGCAGCGGCGTCTTTCGTCCGCGCAACTACGATCATCTCTTCCGCGGCCTCGTCACGGTCCGGACCTCTCTGGCGGCGTCGCTGAACGTGCCGGCCGTGCGCACGCTGCAGCTCGTCGGCGCCGATCGCTTCGCCGACTCCCTTCGCGAGCTCGGCTTCGACGGCATCGACGGCGACGGCGACTTCTACGGCCCGTCGCTGGCGCTGGGGTCGGCCGAGGTCAGCCTGTGGGAGCTCGTCGGCGCCTATCGCACGCTGGCGCGCGGCGGCCTCGCATCGCCGCTGCGGCTGACCGCTGCCGACGCGCGCGACGGCGACCAGGAGAGCATGACACCGCCTGCGCGCCGCGTGCTCGGCGAGGAGGCCGCGTTCATCACGGCCGACATTCTCGCCGACCGCGGAAGCCGCGCCACGACGTTCGAGCTCGAGAACGCGCTGGCCACGCGCTTCTGGTCGGCGGCCAAGACCGGCACGAGCAAGGACATGCGCGACAACTGGTGCATCGGCTTCAGCGACCGCTACACGGTCGGCGTCTGGGTCGGCAACTTCACCGGCGCCCCGATGCACGACGTCAGCGGCGTCTCCGGAGCCGCACCGATCTGGAATGATGTCCTGTCGCAGCTGCATGCAGATCGGCCGAGCATCGCGCCGCCGCCGCCGACGGCGGTCATACGCATGGCGGCGCCGGGCGGTGCGCCGCCGGAGTGGTTCGTGCAGGGCACGGAGCCGCTCGTGCCCTCGCAGCTGGCTCGTCTTCCGCGCATCGTCTCGCCGGCCGACGGCAGCATCCTGACGGTCGACCTGGACACCCCGCCGCAGCGGCAGCGCGTGACGTTCGTCGCCGACGCCGCGCCGGAAGGTGCCGCTTGGAAGCTCGGGGACGCGCTCCTGAGCGCGGCAGAGCCGGCGCTATGGTCGCCGGTGCGCGGGCACCATCGCCTCGCGCTGCTGGACGGCGATCGCCGCGAGCTCGCGGCGGTGACCTTCGAGGTGCGCGGCGGGCCGCGGCCGCCGCAGGATTAG
- a CDS encoding M20/M25/M40 family metallo-hydrolase: MTPLRRAMAVVAAVAAGVACACGWLLAAPGASYQGPLPELTMEDTALRDRLHAHVAALSSRIGERNARRYASLEQARRYIEEQFAAAGYQPRLRSYEHDGQAFHNVEAVLAGEASAAAIVVGAHYDSVTGSPGANDNATGVAVMLELARALAKRTPRRPVHFVAFPNEEPPYFNMGRGMGSAEYVNTFSDPRAQLHAMMSIETVGYYSEEPGSQRYPAALAPLYPDRGNFIGFVGNPPSRDLVQQVVARFREVARLPSEVAVLPASVPGVDWSDHRSFWERGVQALMITDTATFRDPHYHRSSDTAERLDYHRMTLLTRGLEHVLTGLAEIE; this comes from the coding sequence GTGACGCCGCTGCGCCGGGCGATGGCGGTGGTCGCAGCGGTTGCCGCCGGCGTGGCCTGTGCGTGCGGCTGGCTGCTGGCCGCGCCCGGCGCCTCCTATCAGGGGCCGCTGCCCGAGCTGACCATGGAAGACACGGCTTTGCGTGACCGGTTGCACGCGCACGTTGCGGCGCTTTCCTCACGCATCGGCGAGCGCAACGCGCGCCGCTACGCCAGCCTGGAGCAGGCGCGTCGCTACATCGAAGAGCAGTTCGCGGCCGCGGGATACCAGCCGCGCCTGCGCAGCTACGAGCACGACGGGCAGGCCTTCCACAACGTCGAGGCCGTGCTGGCCGGCGAGGCGTCGGCGGCGGCGATCGTGGTCGGCGCCCACTACGATTCCGTCACCGGCTCGCCCGGTGCCAATGACAACGCCACCGGCGTGGCGGTCATGCTCGAGCTCGCGCGCGCACTGGCGAAGCGCACGCCGCGGCGGCCGGTTCATTTCGTCGCCTTCCCGAACGAAGAGCCGCCGTACTTCAACATGGGCCGCGGGATGGGCAGCGCCGAGTACGTAAACACGTTCTCGGACCCGCGCGCGCAGCTGCACGCGATGATGTCCATCGAGACCGTCGGCTACTACAGCGAGGAGCCGGGCAGCCAGCGCTATCCGGCGGCGCTGGCGCCGCTGTATCCGGATCGCGGCAATTTCATCGGCTTCGTCGGCAACCCGCCGTCGCGGGATCTCGTGCAGCAGGTGGTGGCGCGGTTCCGCGAGGTCGCACGGCTGCCGTCGGAGGTCGCGGTGCTGCCGGCCAGCGTACCGGGAGTCGACTGGTCCGATCATCGCTCGTTCTGGGAGCGAGGCGTGCAGGCGCTGATGATCACCGATACCGCTACGTTCCGCGATCCGCACTACCACCGTTCCTCCGACACCGCCGAGCGCCTCGACTATCACCGCATGACGCTCCTGACGCGCGGCCTCGAACACGTGCTGACGGGCCTGGCCGAGATCGAATAG